Proteins co-encoded in one Nicotiana sylvestris chromosome 7, ASM39365v2, whole genome shotgun sequence genomic window:
- the LOC138873741 gene encoding uncharacterized protein has translation MWRDHENVHKNRVESSLVEEVKEKQYNDPLLVQLEEGIHKHKITAFSLGIDDGTLRCQGRLYVPNIDSLRERILAEAHTSRYYVHPGSMKMYHDLKEVYWWNNMKRDVANFGEKCPNCQQVKAKHQRPGGLAQSVEVPMCKCEMII, from the exons ATGTGGAGGGATCATGAGAATGTTCACAAG AATAGAGTTGAATCGTCACTTGTGGAagaagtgaaagagaagcaataCAACGATCCATTGTTGGTACAGCTGGAGGAGGGAATTCATAAACACAAGATCACAGCTTTTTCTTTGGGCattgatgatggtaccctacggtgccAAGGGCGCCTATATGTTCCAAATATTGatagtcttcgggaaaggattttggcagaagctcacacttccaggtattatGTACACCCAGGTTCtatgaaaatgtatcatgatctcaaagaagtttattggtggaataacatgaaaagggatgtggcGAACTTTGGGGAAAAATGTccaaactgtcagcaagtgaaggcaaaacatcaaaggcctggtggaTTGGCACAAAGCGTAGAAGTCCCAATGTGTAAATGTGAAATGATCATATga